A stretch of Myroides oncorhynchi DNA encodes these proteins:
- a CDS encoding FUSC family protein encodes MKNNFFVNLLQQESKTLFKLKHSERLWHIPLMAMLATGVPLLTGWYFDNLQAGLLACLAGLVILYLPSNIPIPQRMITMLVCSFGFMLSFAVGISFSFNFIVSAIAFGVFVTAVHWINLYFNTRPPGSFFFIMIASMSSNMPFNLATIPSRLGYIVIGTMFACTLALIYSVIVGKKYNSKSTIRLVRPVPIKDQFDYLIKSVIVGTFMCISLLVGHLLKFDNPYWIPISCAAIMQGISLYHVWQRALQRIAGTFVGLGLCWALISASTAPLYLCICIMVLQFIIEMFISRNYAVAVIFITALTVLLAEAGNPIISTPNILILARFIDIVIGSIIGGVGGWFLHHEYLRKQTRDSLRTTRLQLLKKKRHKVVQQ; translated from the coding sequence ATGAAGAATAACTTTTTTGTAAACTTGTTACAACAAGAGAGCAAAACACTTTTTAAATTAAAACACAGTGAGCGATTATGGCATATCCCTTTAATGGCAATGCTAGCCACAGGAGTACCTTTATTAACAGGATGGTATTTCGATAACTTACAAGCAGGGTTACTAGCCTGTTTAGCAGGATTAGTTATCCTGTATCTACCCTCTAATATACCTATACCACAGCGAATGATTACTATGTTAGTATGCTCATTTGGGTTTATGTTATCATTTGCTGTTGGCATATCCTTTAGTTTTAACTTTATAGTCTCTGCTATAGCCTTCGGTGTATTTGTCACCGCAGTGCATTGGATCAATCTATATTTTAATACACGCCCTCCTGGTAGCTTCTTTTTTATTATGATAGCTTCAATGTCTAGTAATATGCCTTTTAACTTAGCTACCATCCCTAGCCGTTTAGGATATATAGTCATAGGGACTATGTTTGCTTGTACTCTAGCTCTAATATATAGTGTAATAGTAGGTAAGAAATACAACAGCAAATCAACGATACGTCTAGTACGTCCTGTCCCAATCAAAGACCAATTTGATTACCTTATCAAATCTGTTATTGTAGGTACCTTCATGTGTATTTCTTTATTGGTAGGTCATCTATTGAAATTTGACAACCCTTATTGGATTCCTATTTCCTGTGCTGCCATTATGCAAGGTATCTCTTTATATCACGTCTGGCAACGTGCACTACAGCGCATTGCTGGCACATTTGTCGGACTAGGACTTTGTTGGGCACTTATCTCAGCCTCTACAGCACCATTATATTTATGTATTTGTATAATGGTACTTCAGTTTATTATAGAAATGTTTATATCGCGCAACTATGCTGTAGCTGTTATCTTTATTACAGCGCTTACCGTGCTCCTTGCAGAGGCTGGTAATCCTATCATCAGCACCCCTAATATCTTAATACTAGCTCGCTTTATTGATATCGTGATTGGCAGTATTATAGGAGGTGTCGGTGGATGGTTCTTACACCATGAGTATCTAAGAAAACAAACACGCGATAGTTTACGTACCACAAGATTACAATTACTCAAGAAAAAAAGACATAAAGTAGTACAACAATAA
- a CDS encoding M3 family metallopeptidase, whose product MRIKKTVLGVVAGASILSMSCNKVKNQAASSGDWNESNAFFNESTLPYFTADFENIKNKDFKPALLEGMRRQIEAIDKIVANPDEPTFENTLETLERSSELLDRVSSIFGLLTGAHTNDKLKEINADLAPKFAAHNDAIYLNDGLFQRIKKLHDNKAALKLNEEQARLLDVYYQNFEIAGANLSTKDKEKLKVLNQELATLNNQFGDKLLAATKQGGVKFTKAELTGLSDDELNSIKQTDGSYLIALNNTTQQPDLDKLTNKETRKKLFDQAWIRAEKKDDNDTKSTILTLVQKRAEKAKLLGFNNYAEWSLQGTMATTPTNAINILKDLSPYAVNAAKQEATDIQALINKEADPFTLTAADWNYYAEKIREEKYALNQNELKPYFEMNSVLENGVFFMAKQLYGLSFKERKDIPVWQEDVKVYEIFNEDDSQVGLFYTDYYQRDSKRGGAWMSNIVGQSKLLNKLPVIYNVGNFPKPAKGQPTLLSQDNVITMFHEFGHALHGFFANQTYPTLSGTSVSRDFVEFPSQFHEHFAFEPSVLKNYAKHYKTGEVIPASLVEKMKNAANFNKGYSMTELLGASLLDMEWHTISIDKKITDVIAFEKEALAKYGLDNSTVPPRYRSTYFSHIFAGGYAAGYYSYKWSEMLDFDAYDWLEQNGGMTRDNGQILRDKVFSRGNSVPLDKLYKDFRGKNPTIDALLKYSGFTKK is encoded by the coding sequence ATGAGAATTAAAAAAACCGTACTAGGTGTGGTTGCAGGAGCATCTATTTTGTCAATGTCGTGCAATAAAGTAAAGAATCAAGCAGCCTCATCTGGAGATTGGAATGAAAGTAATGCTTTCTTTAACGAAAGTACACTACCTTATTTTACAGCAGATTTTGAAAACATCAAAAATAAAGACTTTAAACCTGCTTTATTAGAAGGAATGCGTCGTCAAATTGAAGCCATCGATAAAATCGTAGCCAATCCAGATGAACCTACTTTTGAAAACACATTAGAAACTCTTGAACGATCAAGTGAATTACTAGATAGAGTTAGTTCAATTTTCGGGCTACTTACAGGTGCTCATACAAATGACAAGTTAAAAGAAATAAATGCAGACTTAGCTCCTAAATTCGCAGCCCATAATGATGCAATCTATTTAAATGATGGACTATTTCAACGTATCAAGAAACTTCATGATAACAAAGCTGCACTTAAATTAAACGAAGAACAAGCTAGATTATTAGATGTTTATTACCAAAACTTCGAGATAGCTGGAGCTAACTTATCCACTAAGGATAAAGAGAAGCTTAAAGTACTTAATCAAGAATTAGCCACTTTAAACAATCAATTTGGTGATAAACTTTTAGCTGCTACTAAACAAGGTGGAGTAAAATTTACAAAAGCGGAGTTAACTGGATTATCAGATGATGAACTAAACTCAATCAAACAAACTGATGGTAGTTACTTAATTGCATTAAATAACACAACCCAGCAACCTGATCTAGATAAATTAACAAATAAAGAGACTAGAAAAAAACTATTTGATCAAGCATGGATCAGAGCAGAGAAAAAAGATGATAATGATACGAAATCAACTATTCTTACTTTGGTACAAAAACGTGCTGAAAAAGCTAAACTATTGGGCTTTAACAATTACGCTGAGTGGAGCTTGCAAGGCACGATGGCTACAACACCTACAAATGCTATCAATATTTTAAAAGATTTAAGTCCATATGCTGTAAACGCTGCAAAACAAGAAGCTACAGATATACAAGCACTAATCAATAAAGAAGCAGATCCATTTACTCTAACAGCTGCTGATTGGAATTATTATGCTGAAAAAATAAGAGAAGAAAAATATGCTTTAAACCAAAATGAACTAAAGCCATACTTTGAAATGAATTCTGTTTTAGAAAATGGAGTCTTCTTCATGGCAAAGCAGTTGTATGGCTTAAGTTTTAAAGAGAGAAAAGATATTCCTGTATGGCAGGAAGACGTTAAAGTATACGAAATCTTTAATGAAGATGACAGCCAAGTAGGTTTATTCTATACAGATTACTATCAAAGGGATTCTAAACGCGGTGGTGCTTGGATGAGCAACATTGTTGGACAATCTAAATTATTAAATAAATTACCAGTAATATACAATGTAGGGAACTTCCCTAAACCTGCAAAAGGTCAACCTACCTTACTATCGCAAGATAACGTAATTACAATGTTCCACGAATTTGGACATGCGCTTCACGGATTCTTTGCCAATCAAACTTACCCTACTCTATCTGGCACAAGTGTATCTCGTGATTTCGTAGAATTTCCATCACAGTTTCACGAACATTTTGCATTTGAGCCTTCTGTATTAAAAAACTATGCTAAACATTATAAAACAGGTGAAGTGATTCCAGCGTCTTTAGTAGAGAAAATGAAAAATGCTGCCAACTTTAACAAAGGGTATAGCATGACAGAATTATTAGGCGCATCTCTATTAGATATGGAATGGCATACTATTTCAATTGATAAAAAAATAACAGATGTTATTGCTTTTGAAAAAGAAGCTTTAGCTAAATACGGTTTGGACAACTCAACAGTTCCACCAAGATACCGCTCTACATACTTTAGTCATATTTTCGCTGGAGGATATGCCGCTGGATACTACTCATATAAATGGTCAGAAATGTTAGATTTTGATGCTTATGATTGGTTAGAACAAAATGGTGGTATGACTCGTGATAATGGTCAAATACTAAGAGACAAAGTTTTCTCAAGAGGTAACTCTGTACCTTTAGATAAACTATATAAAGACTTTAGAGGTAAAAATCCTACTATCGATGCTTTGTTAAAGTATTCTGGATTTACCAAGAAGTAA
- a CDS encoding S8 family serine peptidase produces MNRIIVTSFILLIYGSLLGQNSLLREEISKKHDLIEGNKLVEVLENELVIDSKNVNRYQQEYSINKSGSYKDGRVFQLRRIDNGNLPIFYSTQNALTRKILEVDDLEKGGDLRVDLQGKDMIIGIWDGQAVFDKHREFIKENRSRVLLRDHSISIHALWGLELLDAEKAKSHATHVAGTLIAKGVNLNSKGLAPEATIWSYDWNNDIVEMANAAQEGLLVSNHSYGISAIDDELKPLLPISYFGYYNKDAYQMDQLTYTFPYYQPVVSAGNDREFFSIINPSKKENDLLLGNANSKNAVVVAAVGLNDYGKLEIAKFSSYGPTSDFRIKPDIAAPGVKVISTAYELSRNNTNDATDIYKASSGTSMAAPAVSAILTLWQQGYIETFGFPMRSASLRALLSHTALYIEEQKPNQKTGWGVVNAHRGISLLQNIKKDVAILKESVLLEKKEYEYKFNLDQYTKKLLVTLSWTDPEGDYNKFSSSSGLNVKKLVNDLDVRVFKDGVEYKPWYLTKDYSYLTAFKGDNDVDVIERVEIDDAESGEYVVIVNHKGNLRYGRQDFSLIISDDNLKGIEKAINAKSVEPDSILVWPNPVENVVNIEVTKDKVFHISDLEVFDLSNRLVKKVKFGSTNRAVIDMTDLSKGVYLLNINVGGENIRTKLIKK; encoded by the coding sequence ATGAATAGGATTATTGTTACAAGTTTTATTTTGTTGATTTATGGCTCTTTGTTAGGACAGAATTCTTTGTTAAGAGAAGAGATTTCCAAGAAACATGATTTGATTGAAGGAAATAAATTAGTAGAAGTTTTGGAGAATGAATTGGTAATAGATAGTAAAAATGTTAATAGATATCAGCAAGAATACAGTATAAACAAAAGTGGAAGTTATAAGGATGGTCGTGTTTTTCAGCTACGAAGAATTGATAATGGAAATTTACCTATTTTTTATTCAACACAAAATGCCTTAACAAGGAAGATATTAGAAGTAGATGATTTAGAAAAGGGAGGGGATCTTCGAGTTGACTTGCAAGGTAAAGATATGATTATTGGTATTTGGGATGGACAAGCTGTCTTTGATAAACATCGTGAATTTATAAAGGAAAATAGAAGTAGAGTCTTACTTAGAGATCATAGTATTTCGATTCATGCTTTATGGGGACTTGAATTATTAGATGCAGAGAAAGCGAAAAGCCATGCTACACATGTGGCAGGTACTCTTATTGCAAAGGGTGTTAATCTGAATTCTAAAGGATTAGCACCAGAAGCAACGATATGGAGTTATGATTGGAATAATGATATTGTAGAAATGGCAAATGCTGCACAAGAAGGACTTCTTGTGTCTAATCATTCTTATGGTATCTCTGCTATAGATGATGAGCTTAAACCACTATTACCTATATCTTATTTTGGTTATTATAACAAAGATGCTTATCAAATGGATCAATTGACTTACACCTTTCCTTATTATCAACCAGTTGTTTCGGCTGGTAATGATAGAGAGTTTTTTTCAATTATTAATCCGTCTAAGAAAGAAAATGACTTATTATTAGGTAATGCAAATTCAAAAAATGCGGTAGTAGTTGCTGCTGTAGGATTGAATGATTATGGTAAGCTGGAAATAGCTAAGTTTAGTAGTTATGGACCAACTAGTGATTTTAGAATTAAACCTGATATTGCTGCACCAGGTGTAAAAGTTATATCTACAGCTTACGAGCTATCAAGGAATAATACTAATGATGCAACAGATATATATAAGGCTTCAAGCGGTACTTCAATGGCTGCACCTGCAGTTTCTGCAATTCTTACCCTGTGGCAACAAGGATATATAGAAACGTTTGGATTTCCAATGCGTTCTGCTTCACTAAGGGCTTTATTGAGCCATACAGCTTTATACATAGAAGAGCAAAAACCTAATCAAAAGACTGGTTGGGGAGTTGTAAACGCTCATCGTGGTATTAGTTTATTACAAAATATAAAAAAGGATGTCGCTATATTAAAAGAAAGTGTTTTATTAGAAAAAAAGGAATATGAATATAAGTTCAATTTAGATCAGTATACAAAAAAGTTGCTTGTTACTCTTAGTTGGACTGATCCTGAAGGAGATTATAATAAATTCTCATCATCTAGTGGTTTAAATGTAAAGAAATTAGTTAATGATTTAGATGTACGTGTTTTTAAAGATGGAGTAGAATATAAACCGTGGTATTTAACCAAGGATTATAGTTATTTGACTGCTTTTAAAGGAGATAATGATGTTGATGTAATAGAGCGTGTTGAAATAGATGATGCTGAGTCTGGCGAGTATGTAGTAATAGTTAATCATAAGGGAAATCTAAGATATGGGAGACAGGATTTTAGTTTAATTATTAGTGATGATAATTTAAAAGGAATTGAAAAGGCTATAAATGCTAAAAGTGTTGAGCCTGATAGTATTTTGGTTTGGCCTAATCCTGTTGAAAATGTTGTAAATATAGAAGTCACAAAAGACAAGGTATTCCATATTTCGGATTTAGAAGTATTTGATTTAAGTAATAGGTTGGTTAAGAAAGTAAAATTTGGTTCTACTAATCGAGCAGTGATTGATATGACTGACCTCAGTAAAGGAGTATATTTACTTAATATTAATGTTGGAGGAGAAAATATAAGAACAAAACTGATCAAGAAATAA
- a CDS encoding NADPH-dependent FMN reductase produces the protein MNILAFAATNSSTSINLELVKSVTAQFEEHNINILDINDYEMPIYSQDRNNQGVPKQALDFNEAIKNADAIIIGLAEHNGTFSTAFKNIFDWGSRVEKNFFQNKPMMLLSTSPGPRGGQSVMQSASSIFPYFGGNIKTQFSLPSFQDNFSNGTIKKSDLAAQLSEKIYNFKQQLS, from the coding sequence ATGAATATATTAGCTTTTGCTGCTACAAACAGTAGCACTTCAATAAATTTAGAATTAGTAAAAAGTGTAACTGCTCAATTTGAAGAGCACAATATCAACATATTAGACATTAACGATTACGAAATGCCTATATATTCTCAGGACAGAAACAATCAAGGCGTACCAAAGCAAGCTTTAGATTTTAACGAAGCAATAAAGAATGCTGATGCTATAATAATAGGTTTAGCAGAACACAATGGAACCTTTAGTACAGCATTTAAGAATATATTTGATTGGGGATCTAGAGTAGAGAAAAACTTCTTCCAAAATAAACCAATGATGTTGCTTTCTACTTCTCCTGGTCCAAGAGGAGGGCAATCTGTTATGCAGAGTGCTTCTTCTATATTTCCGTATTTCGGAGGAAATATAAAAACACAATTCTCTTTACCTAGTTTTCAAGATAACTTTAGTAATGGAACAATTAAAAAGTCTGATCTAGCTGCTCAATTGAGTGAGAAAATTTATAATTTTAAGCAGCAACTTTCTTAA